The window TTTAAGTTTGAAAAAGATACCGAGTACTAAAGGAATTGCTCAATCTAAAGAATTGAAGAAAGGTTTGATTATTCCTTCGCGAACTTTGATTGAGTTAGCCCGAACGATTGGCGATTCTGGTCAAGGAAAAGATATTGGTTTGACCATCACAGAGAAATCAAATCAAGCCATTTTTTCCACAACTGATATTGAGATAATCTCTCGTTTAATTGAAGGTAAGTATCCTGATTACAAACGGATTATTCCTGATAAAGGCAAGACAAATATTATTCTTGACACCACTGAATTGACCAGAGCCATTCGAGTGGCTGCCATCTTTGCCAGGGAAGCAGCTAATATTATTCGCCTTAACATTGACAAAAAAGGTTTAGAAATTACCGCCAATACGGCTCAGGTAGGCCGAAACAGAGTTCGTCTTGAAGCTAAAGTCAGTGGTCCTGGTGGTAAGATTGCCTTTAATTCTCGTTATCTTTTGGATTTATTAGGAGTGGCTAATAGTGAACAGATAAACTTAGAAATGGCTGGTTCTCTGAATCCAGGTGTTTTCACCCTGGTAGGTGAGAAGTCTTATCTCCACATTATTATGCCGGTTAGAGTCCAAGAATAAATTAGGATTAAAAATGTTCTTGAGTAGGCTTCAAATACTCTGAAGAAATAGCTGGGAGAGTAAGAACAGCTTGATAGCGATTACTATCTCTTAGAGTGACGTCACCTTTTAAAAGAAAAACTGGCTGGTGATATTCTTGAACTTCAGTGGTTTCGTAATAGGCAATTGAAACCGAGGAGATTTTGACTTCTCGGATTTCTTCTGGAAAAGGGATGATTTTATAGTCTCCGCTTTCAGTCATTAATTCAATGATTTGAGCTTGACCCTCTTTAATTTCGTTGATAACTTCTTCATAAGATTTAAGAGGATATTGACTGATGACTTCCTGGTCTGTTTGGTGAAGCGAGAAAAAGAGATTAAGGAGATTGCCTTGGTTATCAACTTTAGCTTCAAGTAAATTTCGAACTTGACCAATGCCAACTAGAGGATAGCCATTAAGACTGGATTTAAAAGTGATATTAAAAATAGTGGCTTGATCAAGATTGATAACTGGGTTTAATTCCATTCCTACAGGAACAAAGCCGGTCATTACTTCCACCTCTGGCTTACTGGCAGTTAGGCCCCAGGTTTTAATTTTTTCGGCTACTAGATCACCAATTTTGGTAGAACTAGTGGTTTGATTTTGGACTAAAGGACTTTTGCCGATAAAAGAAAATTGACCAGAAGAAAGATTGACTTTAAGGTAATTTTCTTCCTCTCGCCAGATAAGAAAGTTTCCTTCTTTTCTTTGTTGTTCTTCGGGTGTTCCTAGAAAACCAAGGTCAACAATCATTTTCGAAAGACGAGAGAGAATTTCTTCCTGGGCGAATTTTTTGATTTGATAAACCGCTAGGGATTTAGGGAAACTGGCAAAATCATTTTCTGAGAGTAAAACATCGTAAATTGGTTCTTTACCCAGTGGTTGACTTAACTCTGATTGGGGTTGAGATAGAGAACCAAATTGAGGTGTTGGTAGGGGCTGAGAAGAAGGAGAGGTTGGTCGATAGATAAACCGGATGGCCAAAAGGCTGACCACGATAGTGGCTAGTAAAATGAAAAGCCAATAACGTTTAAAAAAATTAAGAATGTTTTCTTTTTTTATTGACATAGAGGTAAACCTTGACAGGCTTCGTCGACGCTGTGATATTCGCAGCTGTCACTACAAATTAAATAATCACAAGGATCAGGCGTTTTACCGCCATCAATAAAGCAGTTTAATTCACCGCAGCTACTAAAGCCAAGGTGGAGGTGACAACCAGTTGATCTGGTGCCCGTAGAGCCAATGTAGCCGATAATTTCGTCTCGCTCAATTGTTTGACCAGGACTAACTTCCCAGGACTCTAAGTGGGCGTAAAGACTATAGAGACCGTTGTGTTTAATAACCACATAATTACCATAACCATCGGCTCGACCAGCGGCCTGGATAGTGCCTTTGGCGGTCGGATAAACAGCAATTCCACAGGAACTGGTTTTGGGCTGAGGTGTCACAATATCAATACCAGTGTGATATTGACAGCAAGGAATGGCGGCAACAGGGTTGCTGCGGTAACCAAAATTTGATGAACAATAAGCAGCATTTCTAATTGGCCACTGAAAACCTAGACCAGCTGGAGGTTTGATAACCGGTGGTTCTTTTGGTGGTGGATAGGCTTGACTTATTTCTGTTGGGCCGATGGGAAGGATAAAAGCACCGGCGGTCGTCATAACAATAAAAAAGGTTAAAACCATGGAGGTACCAATTGTGCCCACCACTAGCAAAATAATGGCGCTACTAGAAATGGGGGCAACTGTTAAGGAGGTGAAGAAAGCAATTACGCCACCACCCAAGCCACCGACAATCGAACCAGCGCTGGCAACTCCCCAACCAATTAAACCAATAATCCCGACCGTAGCTACTCCGACGCCAATAGCAACTAAAGGTCCAGAAAAGGAAAAGAGAGCGGCGATGCCGATGCCACCAAAAGCAAGGGCTAAAGATTTTTCTGGATCTCTAAGGACGGATTTGATTCCATCCCAGATACCTTGAAGACGAGCTTTGATAAAGTCGATGGCTTTACCAACCGCGAGACCAATGACTGTCCCTACTCCAGGCGCTAAGGCGGTTCCAGCGGCAGCAGCACCAAATTGAACACCTAACTTGGTGGCAATCCAAGTAGCGGCCTTAGTTACTAATTTACTGCTTAAGATTTTTTTGGCAATCGGGGTGAAAAATCTTCCCAACGACTTTTGGTAAAGAGTGACACCTAATTGTTTAAAGGATTCAAAACGACCAAAAGAAATGAATTTAATAATTCGGTTCGGTAAAGTGAATCGAATTATGTTTTTACCTGGACCAACGGTTATGGTTTCATAAATTCTGCTCCCTAGACCGATCTTATTTAGAACCTGATGGAGTCCCCAAGAGTAACCGCTTTTTTCTGACCAATCAGGAGCAGGTGAGGTTTGGTAAAAAATACCTGAGGCTTCATCTTGGGCAAGATGAAAGCCGGTTCGTTTGGGAAAGCTATACCACTGTTTGAGAATAGAGGCGGCCGGTTTATCTTGATAGTAAAAGGTTCTATCCGGACGAACGATTTTGATTTTTTGTTGGGCGCGGAATTTAAGGCCTTTATCGTTTAAATATCTGATAATAGGGTCACTGTCTTTTAAACCTAATTCTTTTAGCTTACTAATGGTGGTTTCAATATCTTCAGAAAAAACTCCTTTTTCAATCATTTCCCGCCATTCGGGGGTCATTTCAGGTGTTCCTGCCGCGATTCTCATTATGCCGACTGGTACGGCATAGGGAATTCTCCTGACATAAGAAACGCCCGCTTGGGGTTGGAGTAAAGAATAGAGAGTTAAGGAGGCGACACCATCGGTTTCGAGATTTAATTGTCTAATAATATCTTCAGGTAGTTTCAGATCTTCTGGTTTGATTGTTTTATCAGCAACGGCAGTCGCTTTCGCGATTCTTTCTCGAGGGGTTATAGCAACTTCTCTTGCTTGTTCTAGAGTATCTTTAGAAGCTTCTTCAACAAAATTTTCGGCAACAACTTTTGGTTCTTTCTCTCCAATCCTTCTTAAATTTTGGCTAATTTCTTTTTTGGTTTGGACAAGGATTTGGTGATATTCTTCTTCGGTCAAAGCAACCTTAAGAGCGACAGGTTCGAGTTTGTCAGTAATGTTTTTGGTGATTTCTTCAGTGACTGCCTCTTGAAGGAGAGGATTATCTCTAAATTTTTCTGTGATTTTTTCAGATTGTTCGCCAATTTCCTGGGCAATTCTCTGCTGAAGAAGTTTAAATCTTTCTCGATATTCAGGTGGGGCTTTTTCCGACTCTAGAATTTGACGTTTCTCTAGATATCGCTCGTAATCTTCTCTTAATTCTCGGACTTTAATGGGATCAAGAAGGCTGGTGTCTAGAACTTTATCACGGTCAGCTAGAAGATCAGCAATTTTATCAATTAGTTTGATAAGGAAGTCTTTGTCTTTGGGGCTAATATCAAGACTTTGAGCGGCGAAGACAACTTCGTTTTTGGCTTCGCCTTCATCTCCAAGTTCAGCCGGCCAGGTTCCCAATTGAAGAAAAAAAGCCAAACGTTGAATATGTTGGTAATACTCTTGAAGCTCTTCTTTATTCATCAATTAAATAATAGCAGATTACAACGGCGTTATCTCGGTTTTTTCTTCTCGGTCGGTGGTTTTGCTTTCTTGACTTTCGGTTTCCTTAGCTTCCTCTATTTTAAGTAGCTCCTCGGGTTTAGAGGTGATTAATTGGTGTTCTTCTTTTGAGGCAACCACTCTGATGGCAACATGATTAGGACCGGCAAAGAAAATACCTTCGCCGACATCAGCGCTTAAGAGAAGGTGTTTTTCACCCTCAGAGAGATAAAAGATTTCAGCAACCTTATCAATAGCAGCCGGTGACATTTTCATTAAAGTTTGAATTGAAGAGTTTTGGATAATGGCTTTACCGTGTTCGGAAACCAGGAAATCCTCAACGTCTTGGGTAATGGTAGTTAAGCCCAGATAATATTTTCTGGCTCTTTTGGCAATTGAGTAAAGGAAGTTGGCCGAATCTGGATACTGCATTAGATACCAAGCCTCATCAACTATCAAAATTCTTTTTTTCATTTCTTTTTTGACCTTGGTCCAAATGTAGTCCAGAATAATAAACATGGCAATTGGTCTTAAAGCGTCTTCTAGATCCCTAATCGAAAAAACAGTGAATTTATTTTTAATGTCCACGTTTGAGCGTTGATCAAAGATACCAGAGAAGGACCCTTTGACAAATTTTTCAATCCGGTCGGCCAAGGAGGAAGCTTCAGGCTCTTCCATACCTCTTAAAGCCTTATATAAATCTTCCATTAAAGGCGGTTCTTTTTTCTGGGTGGCTGGGTCTGGGGTAATCCCTTTCATTTTGTAAGTTAGGATTAAAGCTCGATCAAGAACCGCTTCTTCAGTGGCTGAAAGGTTGCCCATAATGACTTTAAATAGAGAGTGCAGAGAAAGAATTTTTAGGCCTAATTCGTTCTCGCCTTCTTCATAAATCGCTGAGAGATCAAAAGGGTTGATTTTCGAGGGTGAATTAAAACCAAAGGTAATGTATTCACCGCCAACTGCTTCGGCTAAAACTTTATATTCAGATTCGGGGTCAATGGCGATAATCTCCGTACCAAACAAAAGAGAACGTAAGGCTTCAAGTTTGACCATGTAAGATTTCCCGGCTCCTGACTTGGCAAAGATGACTGAATTGGCGTTTTCCAGTGTAAAG of the Patescibacteria group bacterium genome contains:
- the dnaN gene encoding DNA polymerase III subunit beta — encoded protein: MKLSTLQENLAKGLTTASRSVASRAQLPVLNNILLVTDRGRLKLSATNLETGVNYWLGAKVEKEGTLSVPAKVFTEFITSLPAEKVELEAKENNLLVNCGSYQAEFNGLAATEFPKIPSIKGKTDLSFVSTELIESINQVAFAAAQDEGRPVLTGVLLAIEGKNLSLVATDGYRLSLKKIPSTKGIAQSKELKKGLIIPSRTLIELARTIGDSGQGKDIGLTITEKSNQAIFSTTDIEIISRLIEGKYPDYKRIIPDKGKTNIILDTTELTRAIRVAAIFAREAANIIRLNIDKKGLEITANTAQVGRNRVRLEAKVSGPGGKIAFNSRYLLDLLGVANSEQINLEMAGSLNPGVFTLVGEKSYLHIIMPVRVQE
- a CDS encoding peptidoglycan DD-metalloendopeptidase family protein, which codes for MNKEELQEYYQHIQRLAFFLQLGTWPAELGDEGEAKNEVVFAAQSLDISPKDKDFLIKLIDKIADLLADRDKVLDTSLLDPIKVRELREDYERYLEKRQILESEKAPPEYRERFKLLQQRIAQEIGEQSEKITEKFRDNPLLQEAVTEEITKNITDKLEPVALKVALTEEEYHQILVQTKKEISQNLRRIGEKEPKVVAENFVEEASKDTLEQAREVAITPRERIAKATAVADKTIKPEDLKLPEDIIRQLNLETDGVASLTLYSLLQPQAGVSYVRRIPYAVPVGIMRIAAGTPEMTPEWREMIEKGVFSEDIETTISKLKELGLKDSDPIIRYLNDKGLKFRAQQKIKIVRPDRTFYYQDKPAASILKQWYSFPKRTGFHLAQDEASGIFYQTSPAPDWSEKSGYSWGLHQVLNKIGLGSRIYETITVGPGKNIIRFTLPNRIIKFISFGRFESFKQLGVTLYQKSLGRFFTPIAKKILSSKLVTKAATWIATKLGVQFGAAAAGTALAPGVGTVIGLAVGKAIDFIKARLQGIWDGIKSVLRDPEKSLALAFGGIGIAALFSFSGPLVAIGVGVATVGIIGLIGWGVASAGSIVGGLGGGVIAFFTSLTVAPISSSAIILLVVGTIGTSMVLTFFIVMTTAGAFILPIGPTEISQAYPPPKEPPVIKPPAGLGFQWPIRNAAYCSSNFGYRSNPVAAIPCCQYHTGIDIVTPQPKTSSCGIAVYPTAKGTIQAAGRADGYGNYVVIKHNGLYSLYAHLESWEVSPGQTIERDEIIGYIGSTGTRSTGCHLHLGFSSCGELNCFIDGGKTPDPCDYLICSDSCEYHSVDEACQGLPLCQ
- a CDS encoding ATP-binding protein; the protein is MKIPGLNKIADISKKGSSKIGLPLAQGKPEEKGKMPESPQVVTKLPVDPITQLAEGMVSVQDVIAPGALEVDFDHLKIGNKYFRTLFVAGYPRFVAANWLAPLINFDHSLDVAMYVYPVEGKSILDELRRKIAEMEAEIQTDMQRGKIVDPATQAKLEDARTLQEQLVKGAERFFQFGLYITIPADSLEELNQASKEIESALGSLLIISKHATLQMEDGFRATIPTCVDRLMITRNMDTTSLATTFPFTSSELTANEGIMYGINEHNDSLVVFDRFTLENANSVIFAKSGAGKSYMVKLEALRSLLFGTEIIAIDPESEYKVLAEAVGGEYITFGFNSPSKINPFDLSAIYEEGENELGLKILSLHSLFKVIMGNLSATEEAVLDRALILTYKMKGITPDPATQKKEPPLMEDLYKALRGMEEPEASSLADRIEKFVKGSFSGIFDQRSNVDIKNKFTVFSIRDLEDALRPIAMFIILDYIWTKVKKEMKKRILIVDEAWYLMQYPDSANFLYSIAKRARKYYLGLTTITQDVEDFLVSEHGKAIIQNSSIQTLMKMSPAAIDKVAEIFYLSEGEKHLLLSADVGEGIFFAGPNHVAIRVVASKEEHQLITSKPEELLKIEEAKETESQESKTTDREEKTEITPL